In Etheostoma spectabile isolate EspeVRDwgs_2016 chromosome 20, UIUC_Espe_1.0, whole genome shotgun sequence, the following are encoded in one genomic region:
- the LOC116669986 gene encoding proteasomal ubiquitin receptor ADRM1 isoform X2, whose amino-acid sequence MSSGALFPSLVSGSRGSSSKYLVEFRAGKMTLKGNVVTPDKRKGTVYVQQSDDSLIHFCWKDRTSGNVDDDLIIFPDDCEFKKVSQCTTGRVFVLKFKAGSKRLFFWMQEPKADKDDEYCRKVNEYLNNPPIPGAAGSGGGSGHELSALGGEGGLQNLLGNMSHNQLMQLIGPTGLGGLGLGALAGPGLANLLGSGGPATSSSSSSSRSQSAAATPSSGGAPRLSSSQAPTTPVTPAASAVSPATVAPSTPASAQTPLAPASVGSPPSHQPIQLSDLQSILATMNVPAAAAAQGAAVDLASICTPEMMAPILTNAEVQQRLLPFLPSGESLLQSAEEIQNTINSPQFQQSMSMFSSALASGQLGPLMNQFGLPAEAVDAANRGDVEAFAKAMQASKGDSKEKKEDDEDMSLD is encoded by the exons ATGTCGTCAGGTGCTCTTTTTCCGAGCTTGGTGAGCGGCTCGAGGGGAAGTTCCAGCAAGTACCTAGTGGAGTTTCGTGCCGGGAAAATGACCTTGAAGGGAAACGTAGTGACGCCGGACAAACGCAAGGGCACGGTGTACGTCCAGCAGTCCGATGATTCCCTGATTCACTTCTGCTGGAAGGACAGGACATCTGGGAATGTTGATGAT GACCTGATCATCTTCCCTGATGACTGTGAATTCAAGAAGGTGAGCCAGTGCACCACTGGACGCGTCTTTGTGCTAAAGTTCAAGGCCGGATCCAAGAGACTGTTCTTCTGGATGCAG GAGCCAAAGGCTGACAAGGATGATGAGTACTGTCGTAAGGTTAATGAGTACCTGAACAACCCTCCCATTCCTGGAGCGGCAGGAAGTGGGGGAGGCAGTGGCCATGAACTCTCTGCTCTCGGAGGAGAGGGAGGCCTGCAAAACCTGCTGGGAAATATGAGCCACAACCAGCTGATGCAGCTGATCGGACCAACAGGGCTGGGAGGACTGG GTCTGGGAGCTCTAGCAGGACCAGGACTGGCCAACTTGCTGGGCAGCGGAGGACCAGCCACCAGCAGCTCCTCATCCAG CTCTCGTAGCCAGTCAGCAGCCGCCACTCCTTCCTCAGGCGGAGCCCCCAGACTGAGCTCCTCTCAGGCCCCCACCACCCCGGTGACTCCTGCGGCCTCCGCTGTCTCTCCAGCTACTGTTGCTCCCTCCACACCAG CCTCAGCTCAGACCCCACTGGCCCCGGCCTCTGTTGGAAGCCCCCCCTCCCACCAGCCCATCCAGCTCAGTGACCTTCAGAGCATTCTCGCCACCATGAACGTCCCAGCGGCTGCAGCTGCTCAGGGAGCAGCAG TAGACCTAGCAAGTATTTGCACCCCGGAAATGATGGCCCCCATCCTGACTAATGCTGAGGTCCAGCAGAGGCTCCTGCCCTTCCTCCCCAGTGGAGAAAGTTTACTGCAGAGCGCTGAGGAGATTCAGAACACAATCAACTCACCTCAGTTCCAACAG TCGATGAGTATGTTCAGCAGTGCCTTGGCTTCAGGGCAGCTCGGCCCTCTCATGAATCAATTTGGTCTGCCGGCAGAAGCTGTGGACGCCGCCAACCGAGgag ATGTGGAGGCGTTTGCCAAAGCCATGCAAGCCAGTAAAGGAGACtccaaagagaagaaagaggacgACGAGGACATGAGTCTGGATTAG
- the LOC116669986 gene encoding proteasomal ubiquitin receptor ADRM1 isoform X1 encodes MSSGALFPSLVSGSRGSSSKYLVEFRAGKMTLKGNVVTPDKRKGTVYVQQSDDSLIHFCWKDRTSGNVDDDLIIFPDDCEFKKVSQCTTGRVFVLKFKAGSKRLFFWMQEPKADKDDEYCRKVNEYLNNPPIPGAAGSGGGSGHELSALGGEGGLQNLLGNMSHNQLMQLIGPTGLGGLGGLGALAGPGLANLLGSGGPATSSSSSSSRSQSAAATPSSGGAPRLSSSQAPTTPVTPAASAVSPATVAPSTPASAQTPLAPASVGSPPSHQPIQLSDLQSILATMNVPAAAAAQGAAVDLASICTPEMMAPILTNAEVQQRLLPFLPSGESLLQSAEEIQNTINSPQFQQSMSMFSSALASGQLGPLMNQFGLPAEAVDAANRGDVEAFAKAMQASKGDSKEKKEDDEDMSLD; translated from the exons ATGTCGTCAGGTGCTCTTTTTCCGAGCTTGGTGAGCGGCTCGAGGGGAAGTTCCAGCAAGTACCTAGTGGAGTTTCGTGCCGGGAAAATGACCTTGAAGGGAAACGTAGTGACGCCGGACAAACGCAAGGGCACGGTGTACGTCCAGCAGTCCGATGATTCCCTGATTCACTTCTGCTGGAAGGACAGGACATCTGGGAATGTTGATGAT GACCTGATCATCTTCCCTGATGACTGTGAATTCAAGAAGGTGAGCCAGTGCACCACTGGACGCGTCTTTGTGCTAAAGTTCAAGGCCGGATCCAAGAGACTGTTCTTCTGGATGCAG GAGCCAAAGGCTGACAAGGATGATGAGTACTGTCGTAAGGTTAATGAGTACCTGAACAACCCTCCCATTCCTGGAGCGGCAGGAAGTGGGGGAGGCAGTGGCCATGAACTCTCTGCTCTCGGAGGAGAGGGAGGCCTGCAAAACCTGCTGGGAAATATGAGCCACAACCAGCTGATGCAGCTGATCGGACCAACAGGGCTGGGAGGACTGG GAGGTCTGGGAGCTCTAGCAGGACCAGGACTGGCCAACTTGCTGGGCAGCGGAGGACCAGCCACCAGCAGCTCCTCATCCAG CTCTCGTAGCCAGTCAGCAGCCGCCACTCCTTCCTCAGGCGGAGCCCCCAGACTGAGCTCCTCTCAGGCCCCCACCACCCCGGTGACTCCTGCGGCCTCCGCTGTCTCTCCAGCTACTGTTGCTCCCTCCACACCAG CCTCAGCTCAGACCCCACTGGCCCCGGCCTCTGTTGGAAGCCCCCCCTCCCACCAGCCCATCCAGCTCAGTGACCTTCAGAGCATTCTCGCCACCATGAACGTCCCAGCGGCTGCAGCTGCTCAGGGAGCAGCAG TAGACCTAGCAAGTATTTGCACCCCGGAAATGATGGCCCCCATCCTGACTAATGCTGAGGTCCAGCAGAGGCTCCTGCCCTTCCTCCCCAGTGGAGAAAGTTTACTGCAGAGCGCTGAGGAGATTCAGAACACAATCAACTCACCTCAGTTCCAACAG TCGATGAGTATGTTCAGCAGTGCCTTGGCTTCAGGGCAGCTCGGCCCTCTCATGAATCAATTTGGTCTGCCGGCAGAAGCTGTGGACGCCGCCAACCGAGgag ATGTGGAGGCGTTTGCCAAAGCCATGCAAGCCAGTAAAGGAGACtccaaagagaagaaagaggacgACGAGGACATGAGTCTGGATTAG